From the Devosia sp. FJ2-5-3 genome, the window CGAGGAGCGGTGCGTGTGTCCGTGCAGGACCAGCTCGGCCCCTTCCTTGGCAATCACCTGGCGGAAGAGCCTGTGGCCCTTGAGCCCGAAGGAGGGGTGCTGGAGCTCGGCGTTTGGCGGGTGATGGATGAGCACGACGCGGAAATAGCCGGCATCGCCGAGAAGTTTCAGCATGCGCTCGAGCCGGGCTGCCTGCTTTTCCTCAAAGCGACCGACGGCGAAGAAGGGAGGCGTGGGCACGGCGCTGGAACAGGAAACGATAGCGACATCGCCAACGCGGCGCACGAAGGGGAAGGCCGCGCCTTCGAGTGTCTCGCCCTGGAGGTAGGGGCCCCAGAGATCACGGGCCAGTTCCAGCGCGCCCGGCACATAGGCGTCGTGATTGCCGGGGCAGACGGCGATCTTGTCGCTTTCGCCGAGGCCGCGCAGCCAATCGCCGGCCCGCGCCACTTCGTCGGGCAGGGCAAGATTGGTGAGATCGCCGGTGACCGCGGTAAAGTCGGCGTTCTGGGCCTGCATATGGGTGACGAGGCGGGTCAGGGTCTCGCTGTTGAGCTCCCCGTGTCGCTTGAGCTTCCAATTGAGAAAGCCCGTCAGGCGCTTCCCAACAAGATTTCTGACGGATACCGCCGGCATGGGCGACAGATGCAGATCGGAGATGTGGGCGAGAGTTATCATCGGAAGGGTTTGTGCCAGATGGCCCGCCACATGAAAACGGTCAATTGCACATGGCAGCTTCTTTTCGGGTGAATGAATGGTGAGCCGGGCCTCAGAAACGCTTTGTGCCGAGGATCGGCTCCACCCTATTTGTCGCAAAACAGCTATCGACTTTTCAGCTGGAGCGTTTACCCGTGGGGCAATTGCAGGAGTGCTGCCCCATGATGAATCGGTTTCAGCGCGTGCGCGCCAAGGTCTTCCTCAACATTGTTGGGTTGATGCGACGCATGACGATCGGCACGCGCGTGATGCTGGTGGATGGCAACAAGGTTTTCCTGATCCGCCACACCTATGTGCCCGGCTGGCAGTTTCCCGGCGGCGGCATCGAGCCCGGGGAGACGGCGGAAGTGTCCGGCGCGCGCGAAGTGCTCGAGGAAACCGGCTATCGGGTGACCGGGCCGATGGAGCTCTTCGGCATCTACCACAATACCAGCCCGGTCACGAACCGCGACCATGTGCTGTTTTATGTGGCGCGCAGCCATGAGTTCGTGTTCGAGCGGAAGAAGGACCACGAGATCGCCGAGCATGGTTGGTTCGAGATCACCAAGCTGCCCGAAGGGGTGACGCCGGCGACCTCGCAACGGATCGACGAAGTGTTCGATGGTGCGCCAAGGCGGGATGTCTGGGGGTATTGAGGTTGTCGATGGTGGCCAAGTAGACCCCCACCCGGCCTCCCCCTGGCAGGGGGAGGAGAAGAGGGGCTCACTGGCGTCGTTGTCCACGATGTCATTCCCGCGCAAGCGGGAACCCCTGTTAAACGGGGGTCCCCGCTTTCGCGGGGATGACCGGTGGGATTTTTGCCCTCAGGCACTCAATCCAGAAACGGCAGTTCCGGGCCGATCGGGATGATGCGCGTGGGGTTGATGGTGGGGTGGCTCCAATAATAGTGCGTGCGGATGTGGTCGAGATCGACCGTTTCCTTGACGCCGGGCACCTCGTAGAGCGCTTTCAGATAGTGCGAGATGTTCTTGTAGTCGGCGATGCGCCGGCGGTTGCACTTGAAGTGGCCGACATAGACGGCGTCGAAGCGCACCAGCGTGGTGAACAGTCGCCAATCGGCCTCGGTGATGCTGTCGCCGGTGAGATAGGCGCTTTCGCCCAGAATATCCTCGACCCAGTCAAGGGCGGCGAAGAGCTTTGAGACCGCCTCGTCATAGGCGTCCTGGGCGGTGGCGAAGCCCGCCTTGTAGACGCCATTGTTGATGTCGTCATAAACGCGGGCGTTGATCTCGTCGATCCGGGGCCGCAGCTCTTCGGGATAGTAATCGTCCGTGTTGCCGGTCAGCTCGCTAAAGGCCGAGTTGAACATGCGGATGATTTCGGAGCTTTCGTTGGAAACGATCTTGCCGGTCTTCTTGTCCCAGAGCACCGGCACGGTGACGCGGCCGGTATAGTCGGGCTGGGCTTCGGTGTAGATCTGCCAGAGGAAATCCTTGCCGAACAGGGCGTCGCCGGTCGAGCCGGAGGCCTTGTCGAAGCTCCAGCCGGTTTCGTCCGGCATTTTGGGCGAGACGACGGAGACCGAGATCAGATCGTCCAGTTCCTTGAGCTTGCGCAGGATGAGGGTGCGGTGCGCCCAGGGACAGGCGAGGGACACATAGAGATGGTAGCGGCCTGCTTCGGCGGGGAAGCCGCCTTCGCCACTGGGGCCGGGGCTGCCGTCAGGGGTGATCCAATTGCGGAAGCCGGCATTGGAGCGCACGAATTTCCCGCCGCTCTTTTTGGTGTCGTACCACTGGTCCGACCACTTTCCGTCGATCAATTGTCCCACCTTGGGTCCCTTTCGGTCATCTTGCTGTCGGCATTGTCGGTTCACATTATCGAACCAATGCGCGAGTTCACGTGTTGGTCTTCACGTAGGCGGAATGACCGCCAGAGAAAAGGCCGCGCGGACGCAACAATGCGTTGTGCATTTGTGACACAGAGCGGCCCGGACGAGGAATTTCCGGCATGACCCACACATTCCCATTTACGCGCATCCATGCTGGTGCTAATGCGGATTCAGACGTGGAGGCGTCCAGGATGGTGAAGGTTTTGCTGGTGATCCGACGACCCTAGGCGGTCGTTAAATGCGACCCCGTGACGGCGGTCGTCTCGTTTCCCTGCGCACCTTTCCGGATCTTTTGTCCCATGACCATGTCTGCTGCGACGACGCCTGTCGCTACCCTTGCTTCTGGCCAGCCAACCGTTCGTCCCGCCACGCCCGAAGATGATGCGTTCATCGAGGATTTGCAGGCCATTGCCTTTGGCCCCGGCCGGTTTGCCCGGACCGCGTTTCGCATTCGCGAGCGGTTTCCCATCGATCCGACGCTGAGCCTCGTCTCTGAAGTCGAGGGCGTGCCATCCGGTTCGGTCTGGATGACCCCGATCAGTGTAGGCGGGATGAAGGGGTATCTGCTCGGGCCGCTGGCGACCCACCCCAATTTCCGCAAGCGCGGCGCCGGCAAGCTCTTGGCGCTGGAAGTGACGCGCCGGGCGCTGGAACGCGGCGAGGGGCATTTTGTGCTGCTCGTGGGCGATCAGGACTATTATTGCCCTCTCGGGTGGGAGATCACCACGCCCGGCGCTATCGAATTCCCCGGTCCGGTCGACACCAGCCGCGTGCTGCTCTATTCGCACGACAAGAGCCTGGCCAAGACGCTTTCGGGCGCGATCGCCGGGTTCGAGGCCGGCAAGTAAACGCGCAGAAGCACCCGAAAAGGGATGCCAATGACGCGGCGCTGGCCTAAGCTGGCGCCGCCCATGTCAAATTTGTCGATCTAGACCGCGTGTCCTCCGATTCCATCATCATCGAACGCCTGATCGCGCGGCTGCTGAGCACGGCCCCCGTGGCGCCTTCAGCTGACAGCCTGGTGCCCGACTGGGCACCGCCCCGCCCGTTCGAGCGTCCGCCCGTGCCGGCGGCGGTGCTGATCGGGCTGGTGAAGCGGCCCGAGGGGCACACGATTCTCTACACCGAGCGGTCGCCCGATCTGCGCGCCCATTCCGGGCAGGTGGCGTTCCCGGGCGGCAAGATCGATGGGGCCGATGCCGGTGCGGCTGAAGCGGCGCTGCGCGAGGCCAATGAGGAAGTCGGCATGGCGCCGGCGGATGTGCGCGTGCTGGGCTATATGCCCACCTATTATACGGGTACGAATTATCTCATTACCCCCGTCGTCGCCGAGGTGACGCCATCGGGGCCGTTCGTGCCCAATCCGGGAGAGGTGCATTCGGTCTTCGAGGTGCCCTTGCACCGTATTCTCGACGCCGACGCCTATGTGCGGCTTCGCCTCAAGCGTGGGGGTGAAGAGCTGACGAGCTGGCAGATCGACCATGATGGCCACAAGATCTGGGGCATCACGGCAAACCTGACGCGGCAGTTTCGCGAACTGGCACTGGGCGAGATTTCGGCATGATCCCCAAGAAGCTCGAGAACGCGCCCTGGCTGGCAAAACCCGAAGTGCAGGCGATTTTTTCCGTCCTGGATGGGGCAAGCGGGACGACGCGGGCCGTCGGCGGCATTGTGCGCGATACGCTGATGGGGCGGCTCGCGCCCGAGGCCGATATCGACATGGCCACCGAATTGCTGCCGGTGACGGTGATGCAGCGGGCAAAAATGGCCGGCATCGCTGTGTATCCCACCGGGATCGATCACGGGACGGTGACGCTGAGGCTGAACGATGTGTCCATCGAGGTCACAACCCTTCGCAAGGATGTGACGACCGATGGGCGCCACGCCGAGGTCGCTTTCGGCACCGATTGGGCGGTGGACGCCTCGCGGCGGGATTTTACCTTTAACGCGCTCTATTGCGGACCCGATGGCACGCTCTTCGATCCGCTGGGCGGGGCGGGCGATGCACTCAATTCCCGGGTGCGGTTTATTGGCGATCCCGCGCGCCGTATCGCCGAGGATGGGCTGCGGGTCTATCGGTTCTTCCGCTTTTCAGCGAGCCATGGCGACGAAAAGCTCGACCCCGCGGGCCTTGCGGCGTGCCAGGCGGCGGTGGGCAAGCTCGATCATATCTCCGCCGAGCGGGTCGGACAGGAAGTGGTGCGCATGCTGGGGCTGCCGCGCATCGCCCTCACCGTGGCGGTGATGGTCGAAATTGGCCTCATTGCCATCGAACGCGATGCGGTCAAGGCGCTGCTGCGCTATGAAATGCTGGGTGGGCGGCATGCTGCCACGCGCCTGGCACTTATCGCCGGAGACGATGGGAGAGCCCTTCAGGAGCGATGGCGGCTTTCCAATGCGCTGGTGGATGCTGCCAAGGCGATCGAAGACGCCGCACGGTTTATAGCTCAGGACAAGACGGCCTGGGCGGTGCATCGGCACAAGGAAATCTCGGTGGAGGGGCTGGCGCTGGCGGCGGCGCGAGGCCATTGGAGCCGGGATCGCCTCGCCGAGACCGCACGCGAAATCGCCCGCCTGCCGGAAGCTCATTTCCCGGTCTCAGGCAGGGATCTCATCGATTATGGATACAGGGCCGGGCCAGAGTTGGGAGCGGCACTGGCCCGGCTCGAGGCACTCTGGGTCGAGAGCGGTTTTACCCTGACCCAAGCGCAACTCTTGGCCCGACTGGCCCATTAACGAAGCTTTAAAGGGCTAGTGTCGGGTATCGTCATTGGCGTCGACATCGACAATGCGCTGCTTGATCCGCTCGACCATATCCGGGCGCACTTCAATTTCGCCGTTGAAATTTTTCATGTTTTCGACGGCGCGGCGTACCACTTCAGCCTCTGTTTCGGCTTCCGCGCGCCAGGTCGAGCCGGGGATCAGAGTACCGGATTCGAAGCGTTTCATGCCTTGTCTCCTTTGCTTGGATTACAGGACTAATTTAGGAAACGCCGGCCGAAATTGAAGGTTCCGGCGTCTCAATCGTCCTCGTCGGCAAAGATGCCGATATCGCTGAGGCCCTCGATCCAGCTGCCGCCATCTCGCCGGATCACCGCCCGCGGGGCAATGCCGGTTTCACTGGCAATGGCATCGGCCAGGAGGGGCGAATGGGTGACGACCCAGATTTGCGTGCGCGTCGCGGCCTTGGCGATGGCCTGCGCCAGGGCCGGCAGCAGATCGGGGTGAAGACTTGCCTCCGGCTCGTTAAGGGCAATGAGCGGGGGTAGGCGATAAGAGAGCAGCGCGCCGAGCAGGGCGAGGAACTGCAGCGTCCCGTCAGAGAGTTCGTGCTGCTCGAAGGGCCGGTTGGGAAATTCCGGGAAGACCATGGAAAAGCGCGCATCGCGCCCGGGCGGAGGGATGACGAGGCGGGCGCCGGGAAAGGCGTTGTCGATGGCCGCTTTGAGATCGATGGTGTCGCCGCGAATATGGGCGAGGGTGGCGAAGACGGCCGCAAGATTGCCGCCATCGGCGTCGAGCAGAGGTGCGGTGACCGCAAGGGCAGGGCGGCGGGGCGGGCCTTCGGGGTCGGTGCGGAAACTATGGTAAAAGCGCCAGGACGAGAGCAGGCGCCGGACGAGATCGACTTCCGGCAGCGTGCCGCGAAGGGATGAAAGCGCGGTTTCACTGCCGAGGATTGTGTCGTCGACCTGGCGGCGCTGTCCATTGTCGTCGCGATACCAGGCCGCAGCGCCCGAGCGTTCGAGCAGCGTCACATTGCGCCGGCCGAGGGGCATGGTCAGGGTTTCACGCTTGATCTGCGGCTCTTCGGAAAACACGGCCCCATATTTGGAATCGCCGAAGCCGATCTCGATGCGGTAGCGCAACGTTGCGTCGTTATCGGCGCTGTCCTCGAGCGCGCCTTCGAGACCGATGTCTATTTCGAGCCGGGGCTGTTCATTGGCTTTTCGTGCGCCGGCCCAGAGGGCGGAGCCGAGCCCCCCTTCGCGCGCCAGCGACAGGGCGAGGTCACCGGTCGCTGCCGCCTGCACCAGTTCGAGCGCCCGATAGAGATTGGTCTTGCCGACGCCATTGGCGCCGGTCAGCACGGTCAACCGGCGCACGGGCATGCGCAGGGAACGGATGGAGCGATAGCCCCGAATGGAAAAATCGCAGAGGTTCATTGCCGGCCTTTCGCCCGCCAATCTGGCTGGCGGAGGGGCAGGAGGCAAGGGCTGGCTCAGGGCCAGCGCACCGCGGGGGGCATCGAGGACAGAATGGAATTCACATTGCCACCGGTCTTGAGGCCAAAGGTGGTGCCGCGATCATAGAGCAGATTGAATTCGACATAGCGGCCGCGGCGCACCAATTGCTCGTCGCGCTCGGCCTCGCTCCAGGGTTTTTCGAAATTGCGGCGCACGAGGCGGGGATAGATGTCGTCGAAGGCTTCGCCAACCGCCCGGGTGAAGGCGAAATCGGCATCCCAGTCGCCGGAATTGAAATGATCGTAGAAAATGCCGCCAATGCCGCGGTGCTCATTGCGGTGCGGCAGGAAGAAATAGTCGTCGCACCAGGCCTTGAACTTGTCGTAGTCGACGCCCGGCCGGCCCTCGCAGGCGGCGCGCATGGCGGCGTGGAAATCGAGCGTATCGGGATCGTCCTGGGTGCGGCGATTGTCGAGCACGGGGGTGAGATCGGCGCCGCCGCCCCACCATTGCTTGCCGGTGACGATCATGCGCGTGTTCATGTGCACAGCCGGCACATGGGGGTTCCAGGGGTGGATGATCAGCGAAATGCCCGAGCTCCAGAAGGCGGTGCCCGCCTCGGTGCCCGGCATCTGCTTGGCGAAATCGTCGGAGAAATTGCCGTGCACCGTGGAAATGTGCACGCCGGCCTTTTCGAAGACCCGGCCATGGAGCATCGACATTTCGCCGCCGCCGCCGGCAGCGCGATCCCAGGGGGTGCGCTCGAACTTGCCCGGCGCCATGTCGGCATGGGGGCCGCTGACCTCGGCTTCGAGGGTTTCAAGGGACGCACAGATCCGGTCGCGCAGGGCGCGGAACCAGGTGGTGGCGGTGAGTTTCTTGGTGTCGATATCGGCTGGCAGTGTCATGGCAGGAGCAATAGGGGAGTTAGGAGAGGGAAGTAAAGCCGTCGATCTGCCGCATGGCCTCGCCGACGATCATCGCCCCGGCCAGGGCGACATTGAGCGAACGTCGCTCGGGCAGCATGGGGATGCGCACGCGCAGCTCTGTGGTCTCCGCGACGGCGTCGGGCACGCCCGCGCTTTCCCTGCCGAGCATCAAAATGTCGCCCGGTGCATAGCGGACGTCATAGGCGGAGTGCGCGCTCTTGGTGGTGAGCAGGACAAGGCGCCTGGATTGCGTCGTGCGCCAGAGGTGGAAACTCGCGAAATTGACGTGCTCACGGATGGCGGCGTGTTCGACGTAGTCGAGCCCGGCCCGCGCCAGGATCTTCGGGCTTATCGGGAAGCCGGCGGGATGAATAATGTGCAGGGTCAGACCCATGCAGGCCGCCAGGCGGATCAGCGTGCCGGTATTGTTGGCGATGTCCGGCTGGTAAAGGGCGATGTCTAGGTCCATGGTCCCGCGCTGGTGCTGTTGTGCCCGGACTGGCGGGCTTTGCCCGGGTATAGTGTCGCAGTTTGGGGCTGTCACGAGCCGTGCACTGGACAAGCTAGCCTGACAGTGCAAAAAGAACCCCACCTGACGGACCGCTTGAGGGCGGCCGGCGGTCGATTCTGTTTACTCAGTCGGCCGTCCGGAGCCGGCTCCGTCATTTGTGCATCGTACGGGGATACGGACCTTGGCCACGCAAGCAGAACATAAAACCACGAACCGGCGGGATTTTCTCTACGTCGCCACCGGCGCGGTCGGCGCCGTTGGAGCTGCGGCCGTGGTTTGGCCGCTGATCAATCAACTCAATCCGGACGCGTCTACGCTGGCTCTCGCCAGCATTCAGTATGACGTCGGTCCCATCGCTGAAGGGCAGTCGGTCACGATCATGTGGCGCGGCCTGCCGGTGTTCGTGCGCCATCGCACGGCTGCCGAGATCGAGGAAGCCAAGGCAGTGCCCTTGTCCGACCTCAAGGATCCGCAGACCGACGAAGAGCGTACCAAGCCCGGCCATGAGCAGTGGCTCATCATGATCGCCAACTGCACCCATCTGGGGTGCATCCCTGTCGGGGAAGCGGGCGATTTCGATGGCTGGTTCTGCCCGTGCCACGGCTCGCACTATGATTCTGCCGGCCGTATCCGCCGCGGTCCCGCTCCGGCCAACCTGGTTGTGCCGCCTTACGAATTCCTCAGCGATACGCTGGTCCAGATCGGTTAATGGGGGCATTCCCGATGTCAGAACATTCGACTTACGTCCCGGGAAACGCTGCTGAGAAGTGGCTTGACGACCGCCTGCCGGTCGTGCGTTTCGCAAAAGCCCATCTCATGGACTTCCCGACGCCGAAGAACCTCAATTATTGGTGGACCTTCGGCGCGATCCTCGTGATGTGCCTCGGTATCCAGATCGTCACCGGTATCATCCTGGCGATGCACTATACGCCCAACACGGCGCTTGCCTTCGACTCGGTGGAGCACATCCGCCGCAACGTCAATGGTGGCCGCGTTATCCAGGCGACCCACGCCGTGGGTGCCTCGATGTTCTTCGTGGCGCTCTACATCCACATGTTCCGCGGCCTCTTCTACGGTTCGTACAAGGCCCCGCGCGAAATCCTCTGGATCCTCGGCGTCGTCATTTTCCTTCTGACCACCGCGACCGCCTTCATGGGCTACATCCTGCCCTGGGGCCAGATGAGCTTCTGGGGGGCGACGGTTATCTCGAACATCTTCACCGCCATCCCGCTGGTCGGCGAGAACATCAAGCAGCTGGTCCTCGGTGGCTTTGCCGTCGGCAACCCGACGCTGAACCGCTTCTTCTCGCTGCACTATCTGCTGCCGTTCATCATCGCAGCCGTCGTTGCGCTCCACATCTGGGCGCTGCACGTGCCGGGCAACAACAACCCGATCGGCGTTGACGTCAAGGAAAGCCGCGATACCGTCCCCTTCCATCCGTACTATACGATGAAGGATCTGTTCGCGATGGTGCTGTTCCTGATCCCGTTCGCGTGGTTCGTGTTCTTCGCCCCCGATATCCTGGGTCACCCCGACAACTACATCATGGCCAACAGCCAGGTGACGCCGGCCCATATCGTGCCGGAATGGTATTTGCTGCCGTTCTATACGATCCTGCGCGCCATCGACTTCAACGTCCTGTTCATCGACAGCAAGCTCGGCGGCGTGATCGCCATGGGCGGCGCGATGCTCATGCTGCTGATCGTGCCGTGGCTCGACACGTCCAAGGTCCGCTCGGGTACTTTCCGCCCGATGTTCAAGTGGTTCTTTGCCCTGTTCGTGATCAACTTCATCGGCCTGATGTATCTCGGCGCACAGCCTGCCGAGGGCATCTACACGGTGCTCGCCAAGGTCTGCACGGCATACTACTTCATCTACTTCCTGGTGGTGCTGCCGGTGCTGTCGCGGATCGAGACGCCCAAGCCGTTGCCAACCAGCATTTCCGAGAGCGTTCTCGGCAAGAATGCACACGCTTGATCGGGGCGACATCTATGTTCAAGAGCAAGTTCATCCTCGCCGCCCTGGCTCTCGTGGTTGGCCTCTCCTCGGTTTCGGCAAACGCCGCCGAGGGTGGCGCAGCGATCGAGAAGCAGAACTGGTCCTTTGCCGGCATTTTCGGCACCTATGACCAGAACCAGCTTCAGCGCGGCTTCCAGGTGTTCCGGGAAGTCTGCGCCAGCTGCCATGGCGCTCACCTGCTGGCCTTCCGCAATCTGATGGAACCAGGTGGCCCGCACTTCTCCGAAGCCCAGGTTCGCGCCCTTGCGGCCGAATATGAAGTGACCGATCCCACGGCCACCGGTGGCGTCCGCCAGGCCGTTCCGGCCGATCGCTGGCCCTCGCCTTTCGCAACCGAGCAGGATGCTCGCGATGCCATGGGTGGCTCGCTGCCTCCGGACCTGTCGGTGATGGCCAAGGCTCGCGGCGTGACCGATCCGTTCCCGTGGTGGATCACCAACTATTTCACCGGGTACCAGGAAGGCGGCGCTGACTATGTGCATGCCCTGCTGGTCGGCTACCACGCCGAAGTGCCGGCCACTGCACCGGAAGGGTTCGAACTGCCGGAAGGCAAGTATTACAACGATTACTTCCCGGGTCACGCTATCGGCATGCCGCCTCCGCTCAGCGACGGCGGAATCGCCTATGTGCCGGGTGAAGACGGCGCCACCGTCCCCGAGACCATCGACCAGTATTCTCGCGACGTCTCGGCCTTCATGATGTGGCTCGCCGAACCGCATCTGGTGTCGCGCAAGCAGACCGGTTTCGTGGTGCTGCTGTTCCTCGTGCTGTTCGCCGGTCTCATGTACGGCACCAAGCGCAAGCTCTGGCGCGGCATCGAACACTAAGTGTGTTCGCTGGGCATCGAACACCAGGTTTGTTCGCTGGTCATCGAACACTAACAGCGTTCGCTGCTTATTGAATTTGGCACGGGGCCCTTCGGGGCCCTTTGCTTTTTAAGGGTGCCTGCGCCATCGGCACTTGTGTTTCCGAGTTCGCAAAGCAATATATTGCCTGCGTCTGTTTCCTGCGAGGATAATGCCATGTCCGCTATTCGCCTGGCTGTTACCGTGGTCGGCGCAGCCATTACAGTCAGCCGGCATCCGGCCGTGCGTGCTGGCATCCAGGCCGTGGCCAACAATCCCAAAGCGCGCGATGCCGCAGTCTCCGCAACGCGCAGCGTGGCCTATAATGCCGGGGTCATTGCCCGCCACCTGATTGGCCGACGCAAGTCCTGATCTCTCTTCCAGCCAAGGCTATCCATGTCGCTCGACCTGAAGTCGCTCGTTCGCACGATCCCGGACTATCCCAAGAAGGGGATTCTGTTTCGGGACATCACCACGCTGATCGAGCATCCCCAGGGGTTCAGGGAGAGCGTTGAACGCATCGCTGCCGCCCATCGCGGGCTCGGCATTACCCATGTAGCGGGCATCGAGGCGCGCGGCTTCATCTTCGGGGCAGGGGTCGCCATCGCCCTTGGCGTCGGGTTCGTGCCGATCCGCAAGAAGGGCAAGCTGCCCGGCGAAACCATCGGGCAGAACTATGCGCTCGAATATGGCGTGGACACGATCGAGATCCATGCCGATGTCCTGGGGGCCCAGGACAATGTGTTGCTCGTCGACGATCTGATCGCCACGGGCGGCACCGCCATTGCAGCCGTCGGACTGCTCCGCCGCACGGGGGCAATCGTCAATCACGCCGCCTTCGTCATCGATCTGCCTGATCTGGGCGGTGCAGAAAAATTGCGCGCCGAGAACATGCAGCTGCAGTCCCTGATCGATTTCGAAGGGCACTGACATTCGAGATGAGCGATTGCCGGGGCCGTGACCCCGGCATTGTCTACCAATTATTCCGCCCGTCCATCGCTTCTATGGTTATGGCCGACCAGTCGAGATCGTCGACGAGGTTGAGATTGACGGCAAAGCTGCGTTCGGTTGGCACTGCGGTCGGGTCCCCATTCTTGGGCGTTCCGTCAGTGTTGTACATCGAGGCCCAGTCGGGCGACGAACCCCAGGTCTGCATGCCGCAGCGGCTGCAGAAATGGTGCTGGTTCAGCCCGCCTGGCGCATATTCGGTCTCGCCCTCCTGCGACAGGAATTTCAGCTCACCCGGCTTGTAATAGGTCCAGACT encodes:
- a CDS encoding GFA family protein, whose amino-acid sequence is MPLIASCHCGATRIELPAQPTHAGSCNCSYCARTGAVWTYYKPGELKFLSQEGETEYAPGGLNQHHFCSRCGMQTWGSSPDWASMYNTDGTPKNGDPTAVPTERSFAVNLNLVDDLDWSAITIEAMDGRNNW
- a CDS encoding adenine phosphoribosyltransferase, with the protein product MSLDLKSLVRTIPDYPKKGILFRDITTLIEHPQGFRESVERIAAAHRGLGITHVAGIEARGFIFGAGVAIALGVGFVPIRKKGKLPGETIGQNYALEYGVDTIEIHADVLGAQDNVLLVDDLIATGGTAIAAVGLLRRTGAIVNHAAFVIDLPDLGGAEKLRAENMQLQSLIDFEGH
- a CDS encoding cytochrome c1 yields the protein MFKSKFILAALALVVGLSSVSANAAEGGAAIEKQNWSFAGIFGTYDQNQLQRGFQVFREVCASCHGAHLLAFRNLMEPGGPHFSEAQVRALAAEYEVTDPTATGGVRQAVPADRWPSPFATEQDARDAMGGSLPPDLSVMAKARGVTDPFPWWITNYFTGYQEGGADYVHALLVGYHAEVPATAPEGFELPEGKYYNDYFPGHAIGMPPPLSDGGIAYVPGEDGATVPETIDQYSRDVSAFMMWLAEPHLVSRKQTGFVVLLFLVLFAGLMYGTKRKLWRGIEH